In Plasmodium vivax chromosome 14, whole genome shotgun sequence, the genomic window ACAAAAATGTTCAGTGAAATGATTACTTATAATTTAAGCTGTTGTGTGGAATTCAATTTTTAGGCATTACCCCACACAACTGTTTTGATTTACCAGttgtaaatatgtataaataaataaaaaattaaaattttgtgcttatcttattttttttttttttgtaaattttgttattctttTAATGAACAATGTGTTTGTTAGGCAAATAGAGAAGGAATCTTCCAATGATGtaacatatttacataaacaaTTTACTTCccaattttcatttataatttttaattatgtatgAAATTCAGCAAATAATTAAGAAGTGTGCCTTTTGAGCATATTTTCtttgaaaaatgtgtttatgtatatatatatatatatatatgtatttgcacatgtatattttttttaaagtgcttAAACAataattcaattttattattacatttctgtattatttatttgtctttcttttttcatttaacaaCTGAATATATAACAGTCATTTTACCATGTAAATAGGAGCACCGATTATTTCTAAATACATTGATTATCTTAACGTGTAAATTAATGAACAACCGTTCATGTTTTTAATAAGAAGCATTCGTTTAGATATAAAAATAGctatataaagaataaaatatagtTTAATTAAAACTTAAGAGTTACTCGTACATGTGATGATGGTGTGATTTACCATTTTTCGGAGGTCAAATATGTGTATTACATTCTTATCGAAATAGCTTTGCGTAGAATATGAAAGCTTTTTACTATAGCAAGAAATGCATCATACTGTGAATCTGTTCCGTAGTAATATTGTCTGATAGTTTAAACTGTTCATTGAAGAgctaatataaaaagaaaactaaAATAGTGTTATAAATTCAGAAAATAATGTACATTCGCATTGCAGTTAAACCGTTCTTTGCCCACAAAAATTgatacccttttttttttaaacgattctttatatatagagcaaaataaatatttcacctaattttatgaatatattgGCAATAATCCCGTATATTTGTTTGATGTAAAATGTTTCCACTGGTGTGCACGTCGTTCTGTGCgttcttatttttcttgtTAAATagtgtatttatgtatttatcaAACCAGATAAAAACTACTATATCGCATAGAAATATGAACAacatatgaaaattaaaaatgggaaagatCAGTAGAAAATGAGCACATACACGCAAGTATAAGGAAGCaataaaaacacaaaataaattcttcaaaaagtaaaaaactCAACAGTAATATTATGCGCGAtagtaaaattaaattaactAAATGTGCCATGAAAAGAATGAAGAAGCAGCAGTTTGCACAGTAATAACAAATTAgaagcatatacatatgtatatgtaacacatttgtgtgtgcgtttgtaaaaattaacctTGAGTGAACGACAGGTTATGAAATTCATATATTAGATCATTATGGACATTCAAAATAGACCAAAGAAACTGAATTGTtgttgtcatttttaaagaattatgctaatatttaaatatgtcAGTTATGCAATGTAGCACATCTGCAAGTATGTgcgtatataataaaaagtattttGAAGTTGTTTTATCCGTAGAAATTTGTGCtagtataaataaaatgacatTATGAGTTGCTGATTAGAAGATATGGGAAGCATATAGAGATAGTATAatgtattaattttaattatgataatattttaaaataatttaatttatgcgaatagttattataatattcctACTCAATTTGTGTTTTATATGTGTTTTCCATTATCCCATTTTATGGtgattaatttattataaatactaGTACGTGACAAGAAAACTCTTTTATGTTACTCTTTTCTTTActgcatttcccccttttttatcgcactcctttttaaatcaaTGCCATAGGAATTCCAAAGTGGtgataaatattatgaaGAATTATGGAGGCACAATAAGCGAGGAACTGGTTAcaaataacattaaaatttatatagcATTTTTAactaatatgaaaaaataaggagaatatacattttttcttaccaTAGAAGCAATGTACTACATAAGTCGGTTTTGCACTGTACCAAAATATAGTAAGGagtaaaattgtaaatataactGCAAAAACGAGAAAGGTCTATTGaataaaaaacagaaaattgGTGAAAAATAtcatgtatatttataaattttatctaAAATTGATACAATTTTATGAGTTAAGTTAGAAATGTATATGCTAATTatacacaaaagggggggaaaaaaaattaagacaGTTTTGTTATAGCACATGTTAATCAGGTAGCTATTCATATTcgttttttacaaatgtaacaaatgtatttaaaataataatataaatattgctTTAAATTTAAGCACAAGGAAGAAAGAGGTATGCTTTGTATTAAATAGGCATAACATGACGTCATTACtacaaatttaatttaaaagaaagaagTTTATTCGCCTTTTGCGCGAAAATATATGCTGTCGtagaaaaatggcaaatcattttaaaatataagtatTAATGTATAAACTACTCAAACTCAGCGAAAAATTAagcaataatatattacatatataagaGGGAATTTAAAGTAGCAATGTACTTGCTTAACTAGACAGAATGCATTTAACGTAAtcaaatatacatatacatatactaATTAAATACATACAGTTTTACCTGTACaagtaaataattatacttaTTTCAAATTCATTACTACAAATCTGGTATTATCcataaataaacatttaatttcttggtcttttttttgtttttttgtgatCTTCATCAGTTCTTTGATATGAGTTGAGTAAACGCtcacatttatttaatttagaAAAGAAGTATTTTAAGCTCATCACACACAGTaaagataatataataacaagTTTGGTATAATTCattaaggaaaatataattataaagattCCTATAACAATAAAGggagttataatttttactttaccccaaaaaagttttttctcTACGGATGAAATACTAAGTACATCTTCAGTTTCATCATtaagtatattatatgaataagCTTTTAATATTTCTCTTTCCAGTTTGgcgtctatttttttaaaatatttaactaTTGGATTATTGCTagattttttgttttccttttcaattaTATTATCCTTAGCAAGCAATTTTTCaatcaaaaatttattttgtccttctaatttattgtatttttttatttggccttttgcttttctatAAAGGTATTTGCTACTGTAACTATCActatcatcatcatcatagTCGTCATAATCAAAGTCGTTTCGTGTATTATTCTGATTCACAAAATGCTTATTTTGTTTGTGCCTATTTGACtgctcataaaaatgcagaTCATTTTTTGAGCTCTcgaattcttcaaatttatcTTCATCGTAATAATTTCTATTTAATTCTTCTTTAGAATTGcaatcatattttatatcgTCATAACTGTTGTCAAAATTGTGagcatatttacatttatcgTCTTGTTTCGTGGAAATATGATCAGGAAAAACTGCATTATAATGAGTCTCAATTTTattactatttatttttaataatttttcatttacatTATGATTGTATGCAAAACTGttttgtacatattttttccctcttagTAACCTGCTTGATCTTAAACCCAATACATTGTttgtattaattttattattcgaGCATTTGCTAAAAGTGCTAAACTAAAGTGGAAcagaaattattaatataaataatcgtttctttattttcatcatcgatataatttatattttttaatggaattataaaaaggataTGTGCctaatttattatacataattgATAAATTACTTCATAAGAGCAAAGGTATGTGAATAATAGTAGGGTAATGTTAAAAGTTCTAATAAGGGAagaaaacttattttttttcattttcatgacttctttgaaaataaatatgttaaaatatttggtaattaataaaatttatataaatttataaaattataaatttattctaTAATGTTAGTaacttaaataaaaaaaaattttctgttctatattttattttccaaaatgcaaaacatttaccattattttaacatatttataatataattgtgAATTACAACAAAACACcgattttgaaaaaaaataaaaatatgttaactaaatatgttttttctaaaggcataaaaatacatatatctgattaaaataaatttattctaTTAGGTTTTAACAACTATTGTCAAGGCACAAATTTATAATCAATGTAAAagcaatgtttttttaatatatatatatttcctaAAAGAAGGAAATTATGTTATACCTAGTATCCAAAATATGGTTCCTTTTCACGAGATAAAT contains:
- a CDS encoding Pv-fam-d protein (encoded by transcript PVX_101580A; Apicoplast targeted protein. Curated by Stuart Ralph, Walter and Eliza Hall Institute of Medical Research, Australia.) gives rise to the protein MKMKKNKFSSLIRTFNITLLLFTYLCSYEFSTFSKCSNNKINTNNVLGLRSSRLLRGKKYVQNSFAYNHNVNEKLLKINSNKIETHYNAVFPDHISTKQDDKCKYAHNFDNSYDDIKYDCNSKEELNRNYYDEDKFEEFESSKNDLHFYEQSNRHKQNKHFVNQNNTRNDFDYDDYDDDDSDSYSSKYLYRKAKGQIKKYNKLEGQNKFLIEKLLAKDNIIEKENKKSSNNPIVKYFKKIDAKLEREILKAYSYNILNDETEDVLSISSVEKKLFWGKVKIITPFIVIGIFIIIFSLMNYTKLVIILSLLCVMSLKYFFSKLNKCERLLNSYQRTDEDHKKTKKRPRN